GGCCTCCAGGTTTGTTAGTTCCCTGCGCGCCCGGAACGGGCGGCTGAAGATGACGCGGTCAGTGCTCAACCCGGTCGGTCCCCTTGCTGGCGGTGGTCGCGGTCAGTTCCCGGGTATCCGCCGGGCGCGGCGTCGGTGTCTCGACGGTGAGATAGAGCGGTTTGCCCACCAGAATGTGCAGGGCGACTCCGAGGTACTCGGCGATGAGTCCGAGCGAGAAGAGCACAGCGCCGGAACACAACAGCAGCACGACGATGGTCGAGGCCCAGCCCTCGGGCGCCCAACCGTCGGTGGTCATGGCCTCGCACACGACGACAGCGGCCATCACGCCGCCGGCGAGAGCCAGCGTGACGCCGAGCAGGCTGACCAGCCGCAGGCCGCGAGTTCCGCTGCACAGCACCATCTTCCAGAAGAGCGAGAACAGCCGGCGATAGTTGTAGCCGGATTCCTCGCGGCCCTCGCTGCGCAGCACGACCGGTGCCTGCGCGACCGCGCCGACCACCCAGGTCAGCGCGACGTCGAGGTAGACGCCGTTGGAGGCGACCTCGGCGAGCTGTCGGCCGATGTCCCCGCGAATCAACCGGTAACTCTCGAACCGGGTGGAATCCGGGAACGCGAACAGCGTCGCGAGCACCACCTTGGCCCCGCGTGAGGTCAGATTGCGCAGGAACCCGTGCGGCCTGGTGTTGGTCGGCTTGGAATACACCAGGTCGGCACGCTGGGTCAGCGCTGTGTCCAGGAAGTCGGCGATGAAGTGTGGGTCGTGCTGACCGTCCTCGTCCATAGTGACGATCCAGTCGCCGCCCGCGGCCGACATCCCGGCGATCGTCGCCGCATCCTGGCCGAAGTTGCGACTGAGCCAGACGGTGCGCACCTCGGCGTAGGTCTGGTGCAGTTCCTGCAGCACCACGTCGGAACGGTCGGGGCCATGGTCGTGCACCAGGATGATCTCGGTGACGGTGAACGTGATGCCACCCGGAGTTTCGGTGGGGCGCGTCAGACCGTGTAGTTCGGCGACCAGTCCGGCGATGGTTTCCTCGCCCCGATACACCGGCACGACCACCGACACCATGTGCGGCCGGTCCATGCCGGGCCGAGCCGGATCACCGTTCGTCGCGGGGGCGCCGGAACGGAGTGTACGGACGGGGGGAATCGGCATCAGCTGGATCGACTTTCGATGACGGTGCGTACCGGCACTCGCTGCAAGACAGCAGGGCCCGAGCCGTTGTGGACTCTAGCACGGTGCGGTTTCGGGTTACCGGAGCAGCTGATCACCCCCTCATCATGGTGGCGTCGGCGACCGATGCCAAGCGAGGAGCTGGCCTGTAGGGTTGGGAACTCGTGACGGACAGTGCAGTGCTCGACTCGCGGCAGGATGGTTATTCGCGGCGAGATATCTATCGGTGGGGGGTCATCACCGCACTCGGAGTGATCGCGGGCTATGTCGCTGTTCTGCTCGCCAACCTTCGGCATTTCTTTACCGACGACACCGAATCCCAGTACACCTCGCTGTGGGTGGGGCTGGGCCGCGCGCTGCGCGAGGGCAACTTCCCGGTGATGGTGCCGGAGCACTGGATGTCGGGCAACAACACGATGGACGACGCGGGCCTGTTCAACCCACCGCAGCTCCTGATCGATCTGATCGCGCCTTCGGTGGACAATGTCGCCCTGTACGCCACCGTCGTGAAGCTGATCTTCTCGATCATCGCCGCGCTCGGCGTGTACCGCATCTGCCTCGCCTACGGTGGGCGGCCGTCGTGGTCGGCGGCGGCGGGCATCGCGCTGCCGATGTCGGGCTTCTTCCTGTTCTTCGACGAAGCCAGCTGGATGACCGCGCTCACCGGCACCGCGTGGATGGTGCACGCGTGGGCCGCATCGGTGCGTTACACGCGCGGTCTCGGCGGGAGCGACGGGCCCGGAGGCGGTAGCTCGCGTAGCCACGTAGGGCCCCGCGGACGCCGCATCGAACACAGCGGGAGCGACGGGCCCGGAGGCGGTAGCTCGCGTAGCCACGTAGGGCACCGCGGACGCCGCTTCGGACACGGCGGCCCGATCCCGGTGTTCGTCTACCTTTATCTGACGATTTCGACGCAGTACATCTTCCCCGCGGTCGAGGCGATTCTGATGCTG
The DNA window shown above is from Nocardia sp. NBC_01730 and carries:
- a CDS encoding glycosyltransferase, translating into MPIPPVRTLRSGAPATNGDPARPGMDRPHMVSVVVPVYRGEETIAGLVAELHGLTRPTETPGGITFTVTEIILVHDHGPDRSDVVLQELHQTYAEVRTVWLSRNFGQDAATIAGMSAAGGDWIVTMDEDGQHDPHFIADFLDTALTQRADLVYSKPTNTRPHGFLRNLTSRGAKVVLATLFAFPDSTRFESYRLIRGDIGRQLAEVASNGVYLDVALTWVVGAVAQAPVVLRSEGREESGYNYRRLFSLFWKMVLCSGTRGLRLVSLLGVTLALAGGVMAAVVVCEAMTTDGWAPEGWASTIVVLLLCSGAVLFSLGLIAEYLGVALHILVGKPLYLTVETPTPRPADTRELTATTASKGTDRVEH